In the genome of Rubrivirga marina, the window CGTCAACCCGAGTCCGGTAGCACCGTGCCGGGTCGACGGCCCCGACGACTACCCCCACAGATCAACCGGACCTGGTATCACACCAGGGCAACGGGGGCCTACGCGGCGTCGAAGACGGGCCGGAAGCCCGCGCTCTCGACGGCGCCGCGTACGGCGTGGCGGTCGGCGCCGTCCGAGAGGCGGACGACCGCCGGGCCGTCGAGCGTGAGCTGCTCGACGGTCACGCCGGGCGTGCGCTCCAGCGCGCGCGTGGCCGAGGCGACGCAGCCGCCGCAGGTCATGCCCTCGATGCCGAAGCGGAGGGTCTCGTCGTTCTGGGTGTTCGTGTTCATGGGACTGGGGGAGGGTGGTGAAAGGGAAGCGTGTGAAACGGGGGAGCCGGGCGTGTCGCACGTGCAGTCGAGGCAGCCGGCGCAGGCCCGGCAGGCGTCTTCGAGCCGCTCGCGGAGCGCGCCCCGCGCCCGATGACGGCGGACGCGGAGGGCGCCGGGCGAGACGCCGAGCCGCCCCGCCAGCGCGGCCGACGG includes:
- a CDS encoding sigma-70 family RNA polymerase sigma factor gives rise to the protein MSLSPTLLEAALAAHGEPLLAYVRQRLGPDVAEDVVQDALLKAVEGAPAMDDESDLTRWLWRVVRNATVDAHRRRDAAGRREAAWSGKQPDAEMPPEEAPRLCACYRPLLADLAPDAAYLIRAELNGEPSAALAGRLGVSPGALRVRRHRARGALRERLEDACRACAGCLDCTCDTPGSPVSHASLSPPSPSPMNTNTQNDETLRFGIEGMTCGGCVASATRALERTPGVTVEQLTLDGPAVVRLSDGADRHAVRGAVESAGFRPVFDAA